The Prionailurus viverrinus isolate Anna chromosome X, UM_Priviv_1.0, whole genome shotgun sequence genome segment tgggattccctctctccctctctctctgcactgaggacatggagcctgctttgcctGTTAGCCTAGATGACCCCAGAGGCCTTCTGTCGCAATTCTAGCAATTCCatcttttttccaaaaccatCAATTCAACTACTTCTGCAGTAGAGGCCAATCTTCCAATCTTTTAGAAAAGATAAACACCTCCAAGATGGACTAGGCGAGCAACAAGACAGCCTTCCACTTTATGTTCTGGCTCAGACTAAAGACAACAGGAAATTAACAAATATTGGAGTGTCTGCCCTTAAtcccagaggtgggctgggttTCTGTCCAGAAACACAGAGGAagcacattaaaacaaaacaacaaccccaCAAAAGACGCAGGTGATTATagggcggggtgtgtgtgtgtgtgtgtgggggggtgtccTTACCTAATTTTATTACCAGTTTTCATCCGAATCCACTGGGGAATGGGAcgattctgcttttgtttcttggccAGGAATCGCTTGATCCTGAAAGTCTTGTGAGAAGACTGGGAAGAAAAGGTaaccaattaaaattttttcaaaatattttatttatttttgagagaggcagagcatgagcatggcagggggagagagaaagagacacagaatctgaagcagggtccaggttccgagctgtcagcacagagcctgatgcggggctcaca includes the following:
- the RPL39 gene encoding 60S ribosomal protein L39; translation: MSSHKTFRIKRFLAKKQKQNRPIPQWIRMKTGNKIRYNSKRRHWRRTKLGL